From the Tindallia californiensis genome, one window contains:
- a CDS encoding sigma factor-like helix-turn-helix DNA-binding protein has translation MKITKKELQEYCWLKQNIRRNEERLFELQEQARFKSREMKEDNTKCTPENGDRIGNYVSEIIIVRDIINRDLQKAYRVQAKILKAINTLPEREKLLMTLRYIDCLTWEEVAAEMGYTWQHLHRIHPKCLDVLSGRDRMRA, from the coding sequence TTGAAAATTACAAAAAAAGAATTGCAGGAATATTGCTGGTTAAAACAAAATATTCGAAGGAACGAGGAAAGGCTCTTTGAATTACAGGAACAGGCAAGGTTTAAGTCTAGAGAAATGAAGGAAGATAATACTAAGTGCACTCCTGAAAATGGTGATCGTATAGGAAATTATGTATCAGAAATAATTATTGTACGGGATATCATTAACAGGGATTTACAAAAAGCTTATCGTGTTCAGGCAAAAATACTTAAAGCAATCAATACGCTTCCAGAGAGAGAAAAACTGCTTATGACTTTACGATATATTGATTGTTTAACCTGGGAAGAAGTCGCTGCTGAAATGGGTTATACGTGGCAGCATCTTCATCGGATTCACCCAAAGTGTTTGGATGTTTTGAGCGGTAGAGATAGAATGCGAGCCTGA
- a CDS encoding terminase TerL endonuclease subunit: MTNQKCKYHPHIDQYMDDIRSEIIKSSHELKLAMDYIEGKLNQAHVWIDHEKIDTAVEKIEAYMEMELMDWELCIIALMHCYNTKNDTVIFDEFFIEMGRGNGKNGFISAICFYLGTHFHGVKGYNIDIIANNEDQAKTSFDDVYEMLEQKWSKLKKLYYRTKQKIVMKKTNSYLKYNTSNARTKDGKRSACLVFDEIHEYENYDTIKVFTSGFGKRKHSRTFYITTNGYIRGGVLDDYLELSKDVLNGEITDLGLLPLIYKIDHRDEYQDPDNWEKANPSIRYFPNLKKEIEKSFVKMKYQPSIAQDFMTKRMNYPAENNFTVVATWDKIMKTNRAIPYEQLEGKACIGAIDYARITDFTSVGLLFKVDGIRYWVEHTFVCHKALEVQSRPIKFPVQEAVDKGLITIIHRDSITASDVSNWFLKQAKKFNIINIYADSYRFSFLESKFTEYGLPLKEVRSGPVTHAKVAPLVESLFAEEKLVFGDNMTMRWYTNNTCTDVDGKGNTTYLKIEPQTRKTDGFFALIHALVNDSELVEMQSEIKSFDVVLY; encoded by the coding sequence ATGACGAACCAGAAATGTAAGTATCACCCGCACATTGATCAGTACATGGATGATATTCGGTCTGAAATAATCAAATCCTCCCACGAATTAAAATTGGCAATGGATTACATTGAGGGAAAGCTTAATCAGGCGCATGTATGGATTGACCATGAAAAAATTGATACGGCAGTCGAAAAGATTGAAGCGTATATGGAAATGGAATTGATGGACTGGGAATTATGCATCATTGCACTGATGCACTGCTATAACACGAAAAATGATACTGTCATATTTGATGAGTTCTTTATTGAGATGGGAAGAGGAAATGGGAAAAACGGCTTTATTAGTGCTATTTGCTTTTATCTTGGCACACATTTTCATGGTGTAAAGGGCTACAACATCGATATTATTGCGAATAACGAAGATCAGGCAAAGACTTCCTTTGATGATGTGTATGAAATGCTAGAACAGAAATGGTCAAAGCTTAAAAAGCTGTATTACCGCACCAAACAAAAGATTGTGATGAAGAAAACAAACTCCTATTTAAAATACAATACGTCCAACGCCAGGACAAAAGACGGGAAGCGATCTGCTTGTCTGGTCTTTGATGAAATCCATGAGTACGAAAATTATGACACCATAAAAGTATTCACCAGTGGGTTCGGGAAAAGGAAGCATTCCCGGACTTTTTATATTACCACCAATGGTTATATTCGTGGTGGTGTATTGGATGATTACTTGGAATTGTCCAAGGATGTTCTGAATGGAGAAATAACGGATCTTGGGCTGCTGCCATTAATTTATAAAATTGATCACCGGGATGAGTATCAGGATCCGGACAACTGGGAAAAAGCAAATCCATCCATAAGATATTTTCCTAATCTTAAAAAAGAGATTGAAAAATCCTTTGTAAAAATGAAATATCAGCCAAGCATCGCACAGGATTTTATGACGAAACGAATGAATTACCCGGCTGAAAACAATTTTACGGTGGTGGCCACCTGGGATAAAATTATGAAAACAAATCGTGCCATCCCTTATGAACAATTAGAAGGGAAAGCATGTATAGGTGCTATTGACTATGCACGCATTACTGACTTTACAAGCGTAGGGCTTCTTTTTAAGGTGGATGGTATAAGGTATTGGGTTGAACATACCTTTGTATGTCACAAAGCACTGGAAGTTCAGAGCCGCCCGATTAAGTTTCCAGTACAGGAAGCTGTTGACAAAGGATTAATTACAATTATTCATAGAGACTCCATTACGGCTTCAGATGTTTCAAACTGGTTTTTAAAACAAGCTAAAAAGTTCAACATTATTAATATTTATGCTGACTCATATCGGTTCAGCTTTCTTGAATCAAAATTTACTGAATACGGGCTGCCACTGAAAGAAGTTAGAAGTGGTCCTGTAACTCATGCAAAAGTAGCTCCCTTGGTGGAGTCGTTATTTGCAGAAGAAAAGTTGGTTTTCGGTGATAATATGACGATGCGCTGGTACACGAATAATACCTGTACGGATGTGGATGGGAAAGGAAATACAACGTACTTGAAAATAGAACCTCAAACTCGTAAGACAGATGGGTTCTTTGCTTTAATACATGCATTGGTAAATGATTCGGAATTGGTGGAGATGCAAAGTGAAATTAAGTCATTCGATGTCGTTCTCTATTAA
- a CDS encoding DUF6338 family protein, with amino-acid sequence MDISNIIALLIFILPGLLSESVSSALGCPKKDSPSEIRLAVKGIMISIPIIVASSIIYASINKLWSINLLVESLNQISNLAIYLMIVFVLSVIAGVLSEPAYSLWMKLIAYIRKQRNLIESSNKSCWEKFLIDRKESRFLEVILPDGKSEKGFAYCYSTPNEEKSLILGIDEVLFEFEDFDVERLFHNVKETYIDIEKNVVIKDYDMSDYIDWQESKSE; translated from the coding sequence ATGGATATTTCAAACATTATTGCGTTATTGATATTTATATTACCAGGACTCTTGAGCGAATCTGTAAGCAGCGCATTGGGATGCCCCAAAAAGGATAGCCCTTCAGAAATAAGATTGGCAGTAAAAGGCATTATGATCAGTATTCCGATTATTGTAGCCAGCAGCATTATATATGCGTCTATTAACAAATTGTGGTCCATTAATCTGTTGGTGGAGTCACTAAATCAAATATCAAACCTTGCGATTTATCTAATGATAGTATTTGTATTATCAGTAATTGCAGGAGTTTTATCTGAACCGGCATACTCTCTATGGATGAAGCTCATAGCTTATATAAGAAAACAAAGGAACCTTATTGAGTCAAGCAATAAGTCGTGTTGGGAAAAGTTTTTAATTGATCGGAAGGAATCACGTTTTTTAGAGGTCATTCTTCCCGATGGAAAAAGCGAGAAAGGATTTGCATACTGTTATTCCACTCCCAATGAGGAGAAATCTCTTATTTTGGGGATAGACGAAGTTTTATTCGAATTCGAAGACTTTGATGTGGAAAGGCTATTTCATAATGTTAAAGAAACTTATATTGATATAGAAAAAAATGTCGTAATCAAAGACTACGACATGAGTGATTATATTGATTGGCAGGAAAGTAAAAGTGAGTGA
- a CDS encoding phage tail sheath C-terminal domain-containing protein, with translation MGLPEILIKFQSLAVSAIQRSERGIVALILKDDTKKDFDTKEYSIITDIDPDDWTEENKDYIEKAFLGVPNKIIVERIDEDATDYNEALQRLATKHWNWGAIPGIGESDVSTVATWLKTKRDNFDKVYKMVLPNNDGDHEGIVNFTTEDIKVGERVYTTAEYTARLAGVFAGLSLQRSSTYYKLNEVDSIKESEDPDQDIDDGKLILINDEGVKIGRGVNSLTTLDVTQGEDWKKIKIIEGHDLVKEDIRRTFNDEYVGRVNNSYDNQVLFISAVNAYLQTLEGEVLNPNVDNFVDVDIEAQRLAWEGIGTDTSEWDEQEIKNNTFQSKVFINGPMRFLDAMEDLYLKVNV, from the coding sequence ATGGGACTGCCTGAAATATTAATAAAGTTTCAGTCGCTGGCCGTGAGTGCAATCCAGCGGAGTGAACGAGGCATTGTTGCTTTAATTTTAAAGGACGACACAAAAAAGGATTTTGACACAAAAGAATACAGTATCATTACTGATATTGATCCAGATGATTGGACTGAAGAGAATAAAGACTATATTGAAAAGGCTTTTCTGGGTGTTCCAAACAAAATCATCGTGGAACGAATCGATGAAGATGCTACCGACTACAATGAAGCGTTGCAACGTTTAGCAACAAAACATTGGAACTGGGGAGCTATCCCAGGTATTGGAGAGTCTGACGTGTCTACAGTGGCCACTTGGCTGAAAACCAAAAGAGATAACTTTGACAAAGTTTATAAGATGGTGCTGCCAAATAATGACGGAGATCATGAGGGAATTGTGAATTTCACTACTGAAGACATAAAGGTAGGAGAAAGGGTTTATACGACTGCTGAATATACTGCCAGGCTGGCAGGTGTATTTGCCGGGTTATCCCTGCAGCGATCTTCTACCTACTACAAGCTGAATGAAGTAGACAGCATTAAGGAAAGCGAAGACCCTGATCAGGATATTGATGATGGCAAGCTGATTCTTATCAATGATGAAGGGGTTAAGATTGGACGTGGAGTCAATTCGCTTACAACTTTAGACGTTACCCAGGGAGAAGATTGGAAGAAAATTAAAATCATTGAAGGGCATGATTTGGTTAAAGAAGACATCCGAAGAACCTTTAATGATGAGTATGTCGGAAGGGTTAACAACAGCTATGATAATCAGGTTCTGTTCATTTCTGCGGTTAACGCTTATTTGCAAACATTGGAAGGAGAAGTGTTGAATCCAAACGTAGATAACTTTGTTGATGTGGATATTGAAGCACAGCGGCTAGCCTGGGAAGGAATAGGCACCGATACATCTGAATGGGATGAGCAAGAAATCAAGAACAACACTTTCCAGTCTAAAGTATTTATCAATGGTCCAATGAGATTCCTTGATGCAATGGAAGATCTGTATCTAAAAGTAAATGTATAA
- a CDS encoding head maturation protease, ClpP-related: MKDIPKIDTKLEVKNEVEEEAAELYLYGAIRQAFWFDEEDDVISAKRVRNALNELKGKAVNVHINSPGGDVFESIAICNKLKQHDGEIIVYVDSLAGSGASIVCTGADKVYMFSNSMQMIHKAWTFEVGNADALRKTANDLDKIDATLKSSYMNRFVGTEEELESLLAEETFLTSEECLALGLCDEIISGQAEVDKKPQNNTKETLLTKYAAQAKPQGNAPGKHNEEVKSILTKFKKQEVTNNEKS, from the coding sequence TTGAAAGATATTCCAAAGATCGATACCAAGCTGGAAGTAAAAAACGAAGTGGAAGAGGAAGCAGCCGAACTATATCTTTATGGAGCCATCCGCCAGGCATTTTGGTTTGATGAAGAGGATGATGTAATATCGGCGAAACGTGTAAGAAATGCCTTAAATGAGTTGAAAGGTAAGGCAGTCAATGTGCACATCAATTCACCCGGTGGTGATGTGTTTGAATCCATCGCTATTTGCAACAAGCTTAAGCAGCATGATGGTGAAATAATCGTATATGTTGATTCACTGGCAGGAAGCGGGGCCAGTATCGTTTGTACCGGAGCGGATAAGGTATATATGTTTTCCAATTCCATGCAGATGATCCATAAAGCCTGGACGTTTGAAGTTGGAAATGCCGATGCACTCCGAAAAACAGCAAATGATCTGGATAAAATTGATGCAACGCTTAAATCAAGCTATATGAACCGCTTTGTTGGAACTGAAGAAGAACTGGAAAGCCTATTGGCTGAAGAAACTTTTCTAACATCAGAAGAATGCCTAGCGCTGGGTTTGTGTGATGAGATTATTAGTGGACAGGCTGAGGTGGATAAGAAGCCCCAGAACAATACTAAGGAAACGCTGCTCACAAAGTATGCAGCGCAGGCGAAACCTCAAGGGAATGCACCCGGGAAACACAATGAAGAAGTAAAGTCCATATTAACCAAGTTTAAAAAACAGGAGGTAACGAATAATGAAAAATCTTGA
- a CDS encoding BRO family protein has protein sequence MNELQVFTDKQFGEVRTLMVDHEPYFIGIDIAEILDYKEPNKAIVRHVDEDDRMKHPVIDDLGRKQETWIISESGLYSLILSSKLPTAKKFKRWVTSEVLPSIRKHGLYATDELLGNPDLAIKVFQELKKEREDKRRLHQQMESEKPYTNFGKALSTSDGGILIGEYAKVIHNAGIKIGQNRLFEWLRENGYLIKSGRRRNAPIQKYLEMGLFEVKETVVHMQDGDKIRSTTLITGKGQMYFARKLEQSEYNKGVVS, from the coding sequence ATGAATGAGTTGCAGGTGTTCACTGATAAACAATTTGGTGAAGTAAGAACATTAATGGTTGATCATGAACCATATTTTATAGGGATAGATATTGCTGAAATATTAGACTATAAAGAACCTAATAAAGCCATTGTCCGGCACGTGGATGAAGATGACAGGATGAAACATCCCGTCATCGATGATTTGGGTAGAAAGCAAGAAACATGGATCATTAGCGAAAGTGGATTATATTCACTTATACTCTCGTCAAAACTACCAACAGCTAAGAAATTTAAACGTTGGGTAACAAGTGAAGTTTTACCATCCATAAGAAAGCATGGACTTTATGCAACAGATGAGTTGCTCGGCAATCCTGATCTGGCGATCAAAGTATTTCAAGAACTTAAAAAGGAAAGAGAAGACAAAAGACGGCTGCATCAACAAATGGAATCTGAAAAACCTTACACCAATTTTGGAAAAGCACTGTCAACATCTGATGGCGGGATTTTAATTGGTGAGTATGCGAAGGTAATCCATAATGCTGGAATAAAAATAGGCCAAAATCGATTATTTGAATGGCTTCGTGAAAATGGTTATCTGATCAAGTCTGGAAGAAGGCGAAACGCACCAATCCAAAAGTATTTGGAAATGGGATTATTTGAAGTGAAAGAGACCGTTGTTCATATGCAGGATGGAGATAAAATCCGATCAACAACCCTTATAACCGGCAAAGGACAGATGTATTTTGCTCGAAAATTAGAACAGTCTGAATATAATAAGGGGGTTGTATCATAA
- a CDS encoding head-tail connector protein — protein MEEVKEVLKITWDDEDVMLQRMIDQAKAYLQDLAGIELDFETASLEKGLLLDRCRYVYNNATEYFEENFQREILRMQLKAAANEKKEAMEND, from the coding sequence TTGGAAGAAGTAAAAGAAGTCCTTAAAATCACATGGGATGATGAAGATGTTATGCTGCAACGAATGATTGATCAGGCAAAGGCGTATCTTCAAGACTTAGCCGGCATTGAACTTGATTTTGAGACGGCATCCCTCGAAAAAGGGTTGCTGCTGGATCGGTGCCGGTATGTCTATAATAATGCCACTGAATATTTCGAAGAAAACTTTCAAAGAGAAATACTTCGAATGCAATTGAAGGCTGCTGCGAATGAAAAGAAAGAAGCGATGGAAAATGATTGA
- a CDS encoding site-specific integrase yields MNYVEPIRDLDVLESMCRYLKERNERNYILFLMGIYTGLRVSDILRFRIRDLKGKQEIRIREGKTNKRKSIPFNPILKKALEAYYPGKELNDYLIKSRQGYNQPISRQMAYVILSDLGESFGVEGLGTHSMRKTFGYHYYQKTKDVALLQTIFNHSTPGTTLRYIGIAQDDIDKAYRNFKYF; encoded by the coding sequence ATGAACTATGTTGAACCTATACGGGATTTGGATGTATTAGAAAGTATGTGCCGTTATTTGAAAGAAAGAAACGAACGAAATTACATCTTGTTTTTAATGGGAATTTATACGGGTCTTAGAGTATCGGATATATTACGGTTCAGAATTAGGGATCTAAAAGGTAAGCAAGAAATAAGGATCAGGGAAGGGAAAACCAATAAACGTAAAAGTATTCCCTTTAATCCGATACTTAAGAAAGCCCTTGAAGCTTATTATCCTGGAAAAGAATTAAACGACTATCTGATTAAAAGCCGGCAGGGATACAATCAGCCCATTAGCCGGCAGATGGCTTATGTTATTCTTTCGGATCTTGGAGAGTCTTTCGGGGTGGAAGGGCTGGGCACTCATTCCATGCGAAAGACTTTTGGCTATCATTATTATCAAAAGACCAAAGACGTGGCATTGCTGCAGACTATTTTTAATCATTCAACACCAGGAACAACACTAAGATATATCGGTATTGCCCAGGATGATATTGATAAAGCCTATCGAAATTTCAAATATTTTTAA
- a CDS encoding phage major capsid protein, which yields MKNLDAKNVELKEMMKNAIESGDSEAFAKAQFEFAKEIESNILQEAKQTMNENLNDQAVMAKRGLNPLTAQELEYYNEVIGGEGFAGTEKLMPATIFDRVFEDLRLEHPLLSEIDFVNTTATTEWITRNNDVEAAWWGKLTAEITKKLEMAFKKEKTELYKLSAFVPVAKAMLDLGPQWLDRFVREILFESMAIALELAIVAGTGNEQPIGMIKDLSGSVVEGVYPDKTAVALENLEPQTLGEKIMAPLTKNGKRTVPSVLIVVNPLDYWKKVFPATTMLTTDGTFVHGVMPIPAKVVQSVAVTEGKLIAGMAKDYFMGVGSTQKIDYSDHYKFLEDERTYIAKQYANGHPIDNDSFLLFDISGLDITPAKNVYVTNAEDFHEPEA from the coding sequence ATGAAAAATCTTGATGCAAAGAACGTTGAATTAAAAGAAATGATGAAAAATGCCATTGAAAGCGGTGACTCTGAAGCATTTGCAAAGGCACAGTTTGAATTTGCGAAAGAAATTGAATCGAATATTTTGCAGGAAGCCAAGCAGACCATGAACGAAAACCTGAACGATCAGGCCGTTATGGCCAAGCGTGGGCTAAATCCTCTGACGGCCCAGGAACTGGAATATTACAACGAAGTGATTGGTGGAGAGGGTTTTGCTGGTACTGAAAAGCTAATGCCGGCGACGATCTTTGACCGGGTATTTGAAGACCTTCGGTTGGAGCATCCACTTTTGAGCGAAATTGATTTTGTGAACACGACTGCGACCACGGAATGGATCACACGAAATAACGATGTGGAGGCAGCCTGGTGGGGTAAGCTGACGGCTGAAATTACCAAGAAGCTTGAAATGGCGTTCAAGAAAGAAAAGACGGAACTTTACAAGCTATCTGCTTTTGTACCGGTGGCCAAGGCGATGCTGGATCTTGGCCCACAGTGGTTGGATCGTTTTGTACGTGAAATTCTGTTTGAATCCATGGCGATTGCCCTGGAACTGGCCATCGTTGCCGGTACTGGTAATGAGCAACCTATTGGAATGATTAAAGATTTAAGTGGATCAGTTGTTGAAGGCGTGTATCCGGATAAAACGGCTGTTGCTCTTGAAAACCTTGAACCTCAAACGCTGGGTGAGAAGATCATGGCTCCGTTAACGAAAAATGGGAAGCGGACCGTTCCCAGTGTACTGATTGTGGTAAATCCGTTGGATTACTGGAAAAAAGTATTTCCAGCAACCACGATGCTCACCACTGATGGCACCTTTGTGCATGGAGTGATGCCGATTCCGGCAAAAGTTGTTCAGTCTGTGGCTGTGACAGAAGGCAAGTTAATTGCAGGGATGGCAAAGGATTACTTTATGGGCGTTGGGTCAACTCAAAAGATTGATTACAGCGATCACTATAAGTTCCTGGAAGATGAGCGAACTTATATTGCCAAGCAGTATGCAAACGGACATCCTATCGACAATGACAGCTTCCTTCTGTTTGATATATCTGGCCTCGACATTACGCCGGCTAAAAATGTTTACGTGACCAATGCTGAAGATTTCCATGAGCCGGAAGCGTAG
- a CDS encoding P27 family phage terminase small subunit — MAIKKTEIKRDLMDQLEEKGIHGSMYSDLINDYMNLWEIKNALIKDIKQRGVSVEYNNGGGQTGFKKNDSITELNKTNAQMMKILNELGLRATPKVVEMDDEPEM; from the coding sequence ATGGCAATCAAAAAAACAGAAATCAAAAGAGACCTGATGGACCAGCTGGAAGAAAAAGGCATCCATGGTTCCATGTACTCTGACCTGATCAATGATTATATGAATCTGTGGGAAATTAAAAACGCACTGATTAAAGATATTAAGCAGCGTGGTGTTTCGGTGGAATACAACAATGGCGGAGGGCAGACCGGATTTAAAAAGAATGATTCCATTACCGAGCTCAATAAGACGAATGCTCAAATGATGAAAATCCTTAATGAGCTTGGGTTGAGAGCAACACCGAAAGTAGTTGAAATGGATGACGAACCAGAAATGTAA
- a CDS encoding HNH endonuclease has product MLKMQERYLQAIRNGNTSYFYKSKTWQKKRKQILLRDHNECQMCKSKGKVSIADHVHHIKHLTARPDLGLDDDNLIGLCAACHNYEHPEKLWQPDIKKYITEEKW; this is encoded by the coding sequence ATGTTAAAGATGCAGGAAAGATACCTTCAAGCAATCCGTAATGGTAACACCAGTTATTTTTATAAGAGCAAGACGTGGCAAAAGAAGCGGAAACAAATATTGCTGCGGGATCACAATGAATGCCAGATGTGTAAAAGCAAAGGGAAAGTAAGCATTGCTGATCACGTCCATCACATTAAACATTTAACCGCTCGCCCGGATCTTGGACTGGATGATGATAACCTAATAGGTTTGTGTGCTGCTTGCCATAACTATGAGCATCCGGAAAAACTATGGCAACCAGACATTAAAAAATATATTACTGAGGAAAAATGGTGA
- a CDS encoding phage portal protein, with protein MGIWEWFLGLFKKESGLVRLDENIDNIKAEVLYKKLAVDASINLIANAVARSEFITYEQGKEKRGENYYLFNVEPNPNKTSSKFWREAIHQLVYNNECLIIQQNDYFYVADSFVKKPYAFRDNLYDQVEVSGLSLREKFRERDVFHLELHKQEIRKVIDGMYVSYGKLIEASMKHYKANNSRRGILKIPTSYPETEKAQKELESLLNEKMRRFFNAEGGAALPLSNGMEYDELTSNIGVKGTAEGREVRSFVDDIFDFVAVAFQIPPQLLRGNVADTDKAVNNFLTFCINPIAELVEDEVNRKLYGKANYLNRTYMKMDTTRIKSVDITDIASSLDILTRIGANTLNDNLRILGREEIDEAWANERYITKNYEKINDNAEGR; from the coding sequence TTGGGAATATGGGAATGGTTTTTAGGTTTGTTCAAAAAAGAAAGTGGATTGGTTAGGCTGGACGAAAACATTGATAACATAAAGGCTGAAGTGCTTTATAAAAAATTGGCTGTTGATGCCAGCATTAATTTGATCGCCAATGCTGTTGCAAGAAGTGAATTTATTACTTATGAACAAGGAAAGGAGAAGCGGGGTGAAAACTACTATTTATTTAACGTAGAACCAAACCCTAATAAAACTTCCAGTAAATTTTGGCGGGAAGCGATTCATCAATTGGTGTATAACAACGAGTGTTTGATAATACAGCAGAATGATTATTTTTATGTTGCTGATAGCTTTGTTAAAAAACCGTATGCTTTCCGGGATAATTTATATGATCAGGTAGAAGTGTCCGGATTGTCTTTAAGAGAAAAATTCAGAGAACGTGATGTGTTTCATCTGGAACTGCACAAGCAGGAAATCAGGAAAGTAATTGACGGGATGTATGTTTCCTATGGGAAGCTGATTGAAGCAAGCATGAAACATTATAAGGCAAACAATTCAAGAAGAGGAATATTAAAAATTCCAACCAGCTATCCGGAAACAGAAAAAGCACAAAAAGAATTAGAAAGCCTTCTCAATGAAAAAATGAGGAGGTTTTTTAATGCGGAAGGTGGGGCAGCGCTTCCTCTGTCGAATGGCATGGAATATGATGAACTGACCAGTAATATTGGTGTAAAAGGGACGGCGGAAGGCAGGGAAGTTAGATCCTTTGTGGATGACATATTTGATTTTGTAGCAGTTGCTTTTCAAATCCCGCCGCAGCTGCTTAGGGGAAATGTAGCTGATACAGACAAAGCAGTGAACAACTTTTTAACCTTTTGCATAAATCCGATTGCAGAATTGGTGGAAGATGAAGTTAATCGAAAGCTTTACGGTAAGGCAAACTATCTTAATAGGACTTACATGAAAATGGACACCACAAGGATTAAGAGTGTAGATATTACTGATATTGCATCCTCACTGGATATTTTGACCAGAATCGGAGCAAATACCTTGAATGACAATCTGAGAATATTGGGGCGTGAAGAAATTGATGAAGCATGGGCAAATGAAAGGTACATTACCAAGAACTATGAAAAAATCAATGACAACGCTGAAGGGAGGTGA
- a CDS encoding phage head closure protein, producing the protein MKRKKRWKMIDRKKAAEKVRWTPNVRVDVYAKGNKTNELMETKHEFTKVDSMWAKVIPQTGKLQNQQTETVLANVSHKVEVRYQAGKNITREMYLMCRGERFDIKYILNPYMKNEFLEIFCQQIIK; encoded by the coding sequence ATGAAAAGAAAGAAGCGATGGAAAATGATTGATCGAAAAAAAGCAGCTGAAAAGGTTCGATGGACACCCAATGTTAGGGTTGATGTTTATGCCAAGGGGAATAAGACCAATGAATTGATGGAAACAAAACATGAGTTTACCAAAGTTGATTCCATGTGGGCCAAGGTTATTCCGCAAACAGGTAAGCTTCAGAACCAACAAACGGAAACGGTGTTGGCTAATGTCAGTCATAAAGTAGAAGTACGGTACCAGGCAGGTAAAAATATCACCAGGGAAATGTATTTGATGTGTCGGGGTGAGCGCTTCGATATCAAATACATTTTAAATCCGTATATGAAAAATGAGTTCCTTGAAATATTCTGCCAACAGATTATTAAGTAG
- a CDS encoding phage tail terminator family protein has product MIPVKSIVRSINTKIIEEFPEIPIQSRDVKEGFSRPSFFLRLANIEKETFLRVTLRQMTCRVLYFASNRYESDLENLEILDRLEKVFALNFSVETEDLAKIVTISDTRSQFVDDVLEFEFDFSFYQDNDSDDEELPLMEELEMS; this is encoded by the coding sequence ATGATCCCAGTTAAAAGCATTGTAAGATCAATCAACACAAAGATTATTGAGGAGTTCCCGGAGATCCCAATTCAGTCGAGGGACGTTAAGGAAGGTTTTTCAAGGCCTTCCTTTTTCCTTCGGCTTGCTAACATTGAAAAAGAAACATTCTTGAGGGTTACTTTGCGCCAGATGACTTGTCGAGTTTTATATTTTGCCAGCAATCGGTATGAGAGTGATCTTGAAAACTTAGAGATTTTGGACCGTCTGGAAAAAGTCTTTGCACTGAATTTTTCTGTTGAAACGGAAGACTTGGCGAAGATTGTCACAATCAGCGACACACGATCCCAGTTTGTGGATGATGTGCTGGAATTTGAGTTTGATTTTAGTTTCTATCAGGACAACGATTCAGATGATGAAGAACTGCCGTTGATGGAAGAGTTGGAGATGAGTTAA
- a CDS encoding HK97 gp10 family phage protein, which produces MFDVKDEGMDEFLRDLEVAMKNFPKETKRMLRSSGSRARTIVRRYARKLVGSETGNYHKRWKLGKAWSEGANYKVRVYNNAPHAHLIEDGHVMKGKDGTEYGFKEGLKVVDKANTEMEKKWDEILEKELDKIVNKI; this is translated from the coding sequence ATGTTTGATGTAAAAGATGAAGGGATGGATGAATTTCTCAGGGATTTAGAAGTGGCGATGAAAAATTTTCCTAAAGAAACAAAGCGAATGTTGAGAAGTTCTGGATCAAGGGCAAGAACCATTGTTAGGAGATACGCTAGAAAATTGGTTGGTTCCGAGACGGGGAATTATCATAAACGTTGGAAACTTGGAAAGGCATGGTCGGAAGGTGCAAATTATAAGGTCAGGGTTTATAATAACGCTCCTCATGCTCACCTAATTGAAGATGGGCATGTTATGAAAGGAAAAGACGGAACAGAGTATGGCTTTAAAGAAGGCTTAAAAGTGGTTGATAAAGCCAATACAGAGATGGAAAAGAAGTGGGATGAAATACTGGAAAAAGAACTGGATAAAATTGTTAATAAGATTTAG